Within Lactobacillus amylovorus DSM 20531, the genomic segment TGTAAGAAGTACAAACTAAGAAGAATTAAGATTCACGGCTTTAGACATACTCACGCTTCTTTATTATTTGAAGCTGGTGCATCAATGAATGAAGTTAAAGCACGTTTAGGGCATGCGGATATTAACACGACCATGAATATTTATACCCACGTTACAGACGACCAGAAAAAAGATACAGCTAACAAGCTTGTGCGTCTGTTAGAGGGTAAATAATCAATATTCTAAGCAATATTATTTTTTAGGTTTAAAAATGCAGATATACCAAGGCATTGAGACAATGTGATTCGAGCCCCAATATCCCAATAAGGATGAATGAATAATCAAAGGCTGGATCGGTTTGATCCAGCTTTTTTGATACAAAAAAACGATCCATAAACATTATGGATCGTTTAGTTTTACATACCAGCTTTGATAATTTTCTTTTCAGCCATGGTCTTACGTAAGGCAAGCATAGCAGTATAAGTGGAAAGAATGTAAACTTTCTTAGTTGGTAATTTCTTAATTTCTTCAATCAAGCTGTCATCGTCAGGATTGATGTTCATTGCACCAGGATCAAATCCAGCAATTTCAAGTCTAAAGCCCATGTCGTGCCAACGTTGACCACCAACAAGTACTTTCTTGATCTTGCTACAATCTAATCCTTCGAAATCAGCATCCCAAATCCAAGAAGTATCAATACCATCCGCATGGTTGGCATTAAGTAAAGCGACTAATGAGTAGTCATCTTTTTCGGTATTAAGCATATGCAAAACTTCATCAAGACCAACAGGGTTTTTAACTAAGATCAAGTCGATGTCTTTACCACCATAGTGGATTAATTCTTGACGACCGAAGATACGCTTGTTTTCTGCAAAGGCTTGTGCAACTTCAGCTTCAGTCAAACCAAAGTGACGAGCAACTGAGTAAGCAGCTAAAGCATTGTAGATGTTGTAAGTACCACCGATGTTGATTGAGTAGTCCTTGTTGCCCATTTGGAACTTTAGGCTGTTAGGCGTTTGCTCAATAATCTTGTTAACTGTAAAGGTTAAATCAGGACGATGGTAGCCACAGTTAGGGCAGAAGAAATCGCCTAAGTTAGCGTAAATTCTTTCATGGTAGTGCAAGATGTGATCACATTTAGGACAAAGCACACCATCTGTGTTAACAGGTGCCTTAAAGTCATTTTCTGGCTTGTCATCAGGCAACTTGAAACCATAGAAAATCTTTTTGTTAGGCAACTCAACTGATGAAAAGATGCTGGCATCACCGTTAGCAATAATTGTTGCATCTGGTGCTAATTTAATACCGTTAACGATCTTTTCATAAGTAGTATAAATTTCACCGTAACGATCCATCTGATCACGGAAGATATTGGTCAAAACAAATACGCTAGGGTGAAGCAACTTAGTTACCATTTTAACGTTGGCTTCGTCTACTTCAAGCACAGCAATCTTGCGCTTAACGCGTTTGTGCTTATGTGCTAAAAATGCTGTAACAATTCCTTGTTGCATGTTGGAACCAGATGGATTTGTTAAGACATCACCATATTTTTTCTTTAAAGCTTCAACGATTAAAGCAGTGGTCATAGTCTTACCGTTAGTACCGGTAACAATAACAGTTTCGTAACCTTTAGCTAAAGAATTCAGCACGTCTGGATCGATTTTCATCGCTAATTTTCCAGGAAAACTAGTACCGCCTTTCATGACGTTATGCAAAAACCAATAACTAGATTTTCCGGCAACTTTGGCGACTCCTGATTTAAAACTCATGTACATCCCTCACTTTAAAACTATGATTTAGTTTAGCATAGAAAACGAGTTTTACCATCTATTTAACTGCACAAATTTTATTTTTCTACTATACTATTAAAGCGAAGACTAAAGCGAAGACTTTTTTGAGCAAAGGGGAGGACAGAAGTGGCGCAATTATTTTTTCGTTATGGTGCAATGAGCAGCGGTAAGACGATTGAAATATTAAAGGTAGCGCACAATTATGAAGCACAAGGACGTAAGATTGCTTTAATGACTAGCGGCCTGGATAATCGTAGCGGCGTTGGTACGGTTGCTTCAAGAATTGGCCTTCATCGAAAAGCAATTCCAATTACCAGTGAAATGAATTTGTTCGAGTATATCAAAAAAATGAACGATCATGACTTAGCTGATGGTGATGGAAAACTAGCTTGCGTTTTAATTGATGAAGCTCAGTTTTTAAAGAGACATCATGTCTTAGAATGCGCTAAAATTGTTGATGATTTCAATATACCTGTGATGACTTTTGGTCTTAAGAATGATTTCCAAAATCATTTGTTCGAAGGTAGCGAGAATTTATTGATTTTTGCTGATAAGATAGAGGAAATGAAGACTATTTGTCATTATTGCGGGCATAAGGCAACAATGAATTTGAGAGTAAATAATGGCAAACCTGTATATGAAGGTGAACAAGTACAAATCGGTGGTGACGAAAGTTACTATCCCGTTTGTCGCTATCATTATTTTCACCCAGGTAACAAGAGATAGAGAGGATAATTAAGTTTATGGATAACGTTATGGCTCAATTAGAGGGTTTAGTAGCCCACTATGAAGAACTACAAGAAATGATGGCCGATCCAGAAGTTATTAGCGATACTAAGCGTTACATGGAAATTTCCAAGGAAGAAGCCGACTTGCGTGAAGTTGTACAAAAGTACAAGAAGTACAAGCAAGATAAAAAGGAATTAGAAGACAACAAGAAAATTATTGCTAATGAATCAGATGCAGATTTGATCGAAATGGCTAAGGAAGAAAACTCAGAAATTGAAAAAGAAATTCCTGAACTAGAAGATCAAATCAAGATTTTGATGCTTCCTAAAGACCCTAATGATGATAAAGACATCATCATGGAAATTCGTGGAGCTGCTGGTGGTGATGAAGCTTCATTGTTTGCAGGCGATCTTCTTAGAATGTATGAAAAATACGCTGAAAGACAAGGCTGGAAGGTTTCATTGATTGATTCTGAACCAACTGAAGTTGGTGGTTATAAGCGTGTAGCTATTATGATCACTGGTGACAAGGTTTACTCAAAGTTAAAGTATGAAAATGGTGCACACCGTGTTCAACGTATCCCAGTAACTGAATCACAAGGTCGTGTTCATACTTCAACTGCTACTGTTGCTGTTATGCCTGAATACGAGCAAGTAGATATTGATATCGATCCAAAGGATATTCGTGTCGATGTTTACCGTTCAAGTGGTGCCGGTGGTCAGCACATTAACAAGACTTCAAGTGCCGTTCGTATGACTCACCTTCCAACTGGTATCGTAGTTGCCATGCAGGATCAACGTAGTCAGCAACAAAACCGTGAAAAAGCTATGCAAATTTTGAAATCACGTGTTTATGACTACTACGAAAGTCAAAACCAAGCTAAATACGATGCAAAA encodes:
- the prfA gene encoding peptide chain release factor 1, with translation MDNVMAQLEGLVAHYEELQEMMADPEVISDTKRYMEISKEEADLREVVQKYKKYKQDKKELEDNKKIIANESDADLIEMAKEENSEIEKEIPELEDQIKILMLPKDPNDDKDIIMEIRGAAGGDEASLFAGDLLRMYEKYAERQGWKVSLIDSEPTEVGGYKRVAIMITGDKVYSKLKYENGAHRVQRIPVTESQGRVHTSTATVAVMPEYEQVDIDIDPKDIRVDVYRSSGAGGQHINKTSSAVRMTHLPTGIVVAMQDQRSQQQNREKAMQILKSRVYDYYESQNQAKYDAKRKNAVGTGDRSERIRTYNYPQNRVTDHRIGLTINKLDRVMNGELDEIIDALILYNQTKQLEELADKNA
- a CDS encoding thymidine kinase → MAQLFFRYGAMSSGKTIEILKVAHNYEAQGRKIALMTSGLDNRSGVGTVASRIGLHRKAIPITSEMNLFEYIKKMNDHDLADGDGKLACVLIDEAQFLKRHHVLECAKIVDDFNIPVMTFGLKNDFQNHLFEGSENLLIFADKIEEMKTICHYCGHKATMNLRVNNGKPVYEGEQVQIGGDESYYPVCRYHYFHPGNKR
- a CDS encoding Mur ligase family protein, which encodes MSFKSGVAKVAGKSSYWFLHNVMKGGTSFPGKLAMKIDPDVLNSLAKGYETVIVTGTNGKTMTTALIVEALKKKYGDVLTNPSGSNMQQGIVTAFLAHKHKRVKRKIAVLEVDEANVKMVTKLLHPSVFVLTNIFRDQMDRYGEIYTTYEKIVNGIKLAPDATIIANGDASIFSSVELPNKKIFYGFKLPDDKPENDFKAPVNTDGVLCPKCDHILHYHERIYANLGDFFCPNCGYHRPDLTFTVNKIIEQTPNSLKFQMGNKDYSINIGGTYNIYNALAAYSVARHFGLTEAEVAQAFAENKRIFGRQELIHYGGKDIDLILVKNPVGLDEVLHMLNTEKDDYSLVALLNANHADGIDTSWIWDADFEGLDCSKIKKVLVGGQRWHDMGFRLEIAGFDPGAMNINPDDDSLIEEIKKLPTKKVYILSTYTAMLALRKTMAEKKIIKAGM